A portion of the Algisphaera agarilytica genome contains these proteins:
- a CDS encoding VOC family protein, which produces MAKVVGLKYICVHILELEKTLRLYREILGFTLVDAEVLHGEGIEGMLVMGLEANDCRIHLSLTAPEYLDTIGPIGNTNHNHFMLYVDDITTIGDQLKQEGYELENENYAQDKYTFFVGPNGEIIGLAQSQ; this is translated from the coding sequence ATGGCTAAAGTTGTGGGTTTGAAATACATCTGTGTGCATATCCTCGAGCTGGAGAAGACGCTTCGGCTCTACCGCGAGATCCTTGGGTTCACGCTGGTTGATGCCGAGGTGCTGCACGGCGAGGGGATCGAAGGCATGCTCGTCATGGGCCTCGAGGCCAACGACTGCCGGATCCATCTCTCGCTGACCGCGCCGGAGTACCTCGACACCATCGGCCCGATCGGCAACACGAACCACAACCACTTCATGCTCTACGTCGACGACATCACGACCATCGGCGATCAATTGAAGCAGGAGGGGTACGAGCTCGAGAACGAAAACTATGCACAGGACAAGTACACGTTCTTTGTCGGCCCGAACGGCGAAATCATCGGGCTCGCGCAGAGCCAGTGA